One Streptomyces dangxiongensis genomic window, CCGGCCCCGCCGCAGGCCGCGGACGACCGTTTCACCTACCGGCCCGGTGCCACCCAGCACTGGACCTTCGAGGAGCCCGCGGCACCGGCCGCCCCGGGACACGACGTCACCGGGCAGTGGTCCATCCCCGTCGCCGGCGGCGACCTGCCGGACGAGTCCGGCGAGTTCACGACGTCCTCGCTGGTCGAGCAGTGGGGCGGCACTCCGCCGGCCACGCTGCCCGGCGGCGCGCCCGCACCCTGGGCGACGGACGGCGCGGGCCACCCCTGGGACGCGCCCCCGGCCCAGCCGGCCGACCCCGGCCACCCCGGCCCGTCCGACCACACCGGCACCCACCCGGCGGGCGCCGCCACGGCCCCGGCGCCGGACACGCGCGTGCCGCGGGACGGGTTCGCGCGGGAGGACGGGTACGTCCCGGACGACGGGTACGTCCCGGACGACGGGTACGTCCCCGACGACGGGTACGTCCCGGACGAGGGCTATGTGCCCGACGAGGGGTACGTACCGGAGAACGGGTACGTCCGGCAGGACGGGTACGTCCGGCAGGACGGGCACGGGCAGGGCCCGGCCGGTCACGGTGACTTCGGCCCCGAGGGGGCCGGTCACGCCGAGAGCGGTTACGCCGGGAGCGGTTACGCCGGGAACGGCCACGTCGACGACGACCGTGGGGACGGCGCGCATCGGGACGACGGTCACCCCGACCCTGGTCCGGCCGGGGCCGGCCGCGCGGATGCCGGTGCGGACGACGATCCGCACGGCGGTGCGGCGACACAGGCCGCGTTCAGTGCGGCGCTTCCGCCCGCGGAGCCCGCTGCCGTACCGGAGACGGACACGGAGACGGAGCCGGAACCGGAGGCCCACGGCCTCGCCCAGGCCCCTGAGCGCCCCGGTGACGCTCCGGCGGGCCACGAGGAGCCCACGGACCCCGCGCCCGCCCCGCGGCCCGCGACAGCGGCGGCCACGGCCGCCCCCCTGGACCCGGACGCCCCGGCGGAGCCGCATCCCGCGGATGCGGAGGCACCCGAGCCGCAGCAGCCCGCCGCCGACGCGCCCGCCTCGGGCAGTCCCGCCGAGGAGACCGGCCCGGACAGCCCCGAGGACACCGGCCAGGACGCCCAGGCGGGCACGGACGCCGAAGAGACCCGGGACAGCGCCGAAGAGACCCGGGACAGCCGGGACGTCCAGCACGTCCAGGACGCCGCCCCCGACGGCGCCGGGGAGCCGGACGCCGTGCCCTTCCCGCCGCACGACGACCACCCCCTCGCCTCCTACATGCTGCGCGTCAACGGCACCGACCGGCCGGTCTCCGACGCCTGGATCGGCGAGTCGCTGCTGTACGTGCTGCGCGAACGGCTCGGCCTCGCGGGTGCCAAGGACGGCTGCTCGCAGGGCGAGTGCGGGGCCTGCAACGTGCAGGTCGACGGCCGGCTCGTGGCCTCCTGCCTGGTCCCGGCCGTCACCGCGGCCGGCAGCGAGGTGCGGACGGTCGAGGGCCTGGCCGCCGAGGGGGAGCCCTCCGACGTCCAGCGCGCGCTCGCCCGCTGCGGTGCCGTGCAGTGCGGGTTCTGCGTGCCCGGCATCGCGATGACCGTGCACGACCTGCTGGAGGGCAATCCGGCGCCCACCGAGCTGGAGACCCGGCAGGCCTTGTGCGGCAACCTGTGCCGCTGCTCCGGCTACCGCGGCGTGCTGGAGGCCGTCAAGGAGGTCGTCGCCGAGCGCGAGGCGTCCCAGGCCGGCCCCGGGACGGACGCGGACGAGGCGCGTATCCCGCGCCAGGCGGGCCCCGGCTCCGGCGGCGTCCACCCGTCGGCGTTCGAGGCACCGGGAGCGTTCGGCTCGCCGCCCGCACCGCACGCGCCGCCCCCGTTCGACGCCGCCCCCGAGGATTATGGCGACACCCCCGACGGCTACGGCGACCCGCGGGACGCGTACGGCGACACTCCGGACGCGTACGGCGCGCCCGGACCGCAGGACCAGCACTACGGGCAGGACGGAGGCCAGGCGTGAGCAACGAGGCCGGCATCGCGACCACCGCGGCGGAACCCGCTCCCGAGGCCGAGCCGTCGCCGCACGGCCTCGGCGTCTCCCTGCCGCACGCCGACGCCAGTGCGAAGACCGAGGGCACTTTCCCGTACGCCGCCGACCTGTGGGCCGAGGGCCTGCTGTGGGCGGCCGTGCTGCGCTCCCCGCACGCGCACGCGCGCATCGTGTCCATCGACACCACCCACGCCCGTGAGATGCCCGGCGTCCGCGCCGTCATCACCCACGAGGACGTCCCCGGCACGCCCCGCCACGGCCGGGGCACGCCCGACCGGCCGGTGTTCGCCTCGGAGGTCGTACGCCACCACGGCGAACCCATCGCCGCGGTCGCCGCCGACCACCCGGACACCGCGCGGATGGCCGCCGCCGCCGTCATCGTCGAGTACGAGGTGCTGGACCCCGTCACCGATCCCGAACAGGCCTTCGAGGCCGAGCCGCTGCACCCCGACGGCAACCTGATCCGGCACATCCCGCTGCACCACGGCGACCCGGAGGCGGCCGGCGACATCGTCGTCGAGGGCCTGTACCGCATCGGCCGCCAGGACCCCGCCCCCATCGGCGCCGAGGCCGGCCTCGCCGTGCCCCGCCCCGACGGCGGTGTGGAGCTGTACCTCGCCTCCACCGACCCGCACACCGACCGCAACACGGCCGCCGCCTGCTACGGCCTGTCCCCCGACCGGGTGAAGATCGTCGTCACGGGGGTGCCCGGCGCCACGGCGGACCGCGAGGACCAGGGCTTCCAGCTCCCGTTGGGCCTGCTCGCGCTCAGGACCGGCTGCCCGGTGAAACTCACCGCCACGCGCGAGGAGTCCTTCCTCGGCCACGCCCACCGCCACCCCACCCTGCTGCGCTACCGCCACCACGCCGACGCCGAGGGCCGGCTGGTCAAGGTCGAGGCGCAGATCCTGCTCGACGCGGGCGCCTACGCCGACACCTCCGCGCAGGCCCTCGCCGCCGCCGTCTCCTTCGCGTGCGGCCCGTACGTCGTCCCGAACGCCTTCATCGAGGGCTGGGCCGTCCGCACCAACAACCCGCCCTCCGGCCACGTGCGCGGCGAGGGCGCCCTCCAGGTGTGCGCCGCCTACGAGGCCCAGATGGACAAGCTCGCGAAGAAACTCGGCCTGGACCCGGCCGAGCTGCGCCTGCGCAACGTCCTCGCCACCGGTGACGTCCTGCCGATCGGGCAGACCGTGACCTGCCCCGCGCCGGTCGCCGAACTCCTCCAGGCCGTCCGGGACGCCCCGCTGCCCGCGCTGCCCAAGGACATGCCCGAGGAGGACTGGCTGCTGCCCGGCGGCCCCGAGGGCGCGGGCGAGCCCGGCGCGGTGCGCCGGGGCGTCGGCTACGGCCTGGGCATGGTGCACATGCTGGGCGCGGAGGGCGCCGACGAGGTGTCCACGGCGACGGTCAAGGTCCACGACGGCATCGCGACCGTACTGTGCGCGGCCGTGGAGACCGGCCAGGGCTTCGCCACCCTCGCCCGGCAGATCGTGCAGGACACCCTGGGCATCGAGGAGGTCCACGTCGCCCCGGTCGACACCGACCAGCCGCCGGCCGGCCCGGGCTGCCGGAGCCGGCACACCTGGGTGTCGGGCGGCGCGGTGGAGCGGGCGGCGAAGATGGTCCGCACCCAGTTGCTCCAGCCTCTCGCCCACAATTTCGGCATGTCCACCGAGCTGCTCCAGATCACCGACGGCAAGATCACCTCGTACGACGGTGTGCTGTCCACGACGGTCACCGAGGCGCTGGACGGCAAGGAGCTGTGGGCGACGGCCCAGTGCCGCCCGCACCCCACCGAGCCGCTGGACGCCTCCGGCCAGGGCGACGCCTTCGTCGGGCTCGCCTTCTGCGCGATCCGCGCGGTGGTCGACGTCGACATCGAGCTGGGCTCGGTCCGCGTGGTGGAGCTGGCGGTGGCCCAGGACGTCGGCAGGATCCTCAACCCGGCCCAGTTGGCGGCCCGGATCGAGGCCGGCGTGACCCAGGGCGTCGGCATCGCGCTCACCGAGAACCTCCGCACCCCGCGCGGCCTGGTCCGCCACCCCGACCTGACCGGCTACGCCCTGCCGACCGCCCTCGACGCCCCGGACATCCGCATCGTCAGACTGGTCGAGGAACGCGACGTCGTCGCTCCCTTCGGCGCCAAGTCGGTCAGCGCGGTCCCGGTGGTGACGGCCCCGGCGGCCATCGCCTCCGCCGTCCGCGCCGCCACCGGCCGCCCGGTCAACCGCCTCCCGATCCGCCCCCAGGCGGCCGTGGTCACGGACCGGTGAGCACTCCCGGTCAGGAGCCCCGCTACGAACCCCCGCCCGGTGCGGGCAAGCTGGTCCTCTGGATCCTGCTGTTCGCCGCGGCGGCGCTGGCCGTCGTGCTGGGCGGTGTCTACCTCATCTGACGGACGGCCTCGCCCCGGCGGGCAACGGCCCCGGCCCTCCCGACGTCCTTGCTGGTGGGGGCCGTTGTCAGTGGGGCGGCGTAGTGTGCGGAGCAGTCGGGGCACCTGACCGGGCGCCGCGTACGACAGGGTACGCACGCCTGTCACGCACAGGGGAGATCGCGGGGGAGCGATGAGCACGACCGAGGCCGGGATCCCGGCGATCACACTGACCGAGGCGGAGCTGGACCGCTACGTCACCCACGCACCGACGCGCGGCCTGCTCACCGGGCCCGGCCTGCCCGCGGACACCGGTCCGCTGACCTTCTCCCCGCTGCGCACGTACGGCCTGCGCACGCTCGCCGACGCCACGGACGGCCCCCTCGGCCTGGCCGAGGAACTGCGCAGCCGCCTGGTCATAGGCGAACTGCTCACCCCGGCCGGCATGGAGCGCGAGTCGATCCTGCTCGACGGCGTCACCGGCGAGCTGACGACGGCCCGCCTCGGTGCCCCGTCCGCCGCCCGCCCCTTCGCGCCCTCCCTGCACACGCTGCTGCGCTTCGCCGCCGTCACCGAGGAACTCGCGGGCCTGCGCGGCCGGTTCGCCGCCCTGGCGGGACAGTACGGCCCGGAGACGGTGACCGAGGCCTCCCGCCGCCTCCTCGCCCTCTTCGAGGAGGGCACGGGCGGCGAGGTCCCGCCGTACTGGAAGGCGGCGGCACTGATCCGCCCGCTCTCCCTCATCGCCGGTCCCGGCACGGTGTCCGGGCTCACCCTCGACCTCCCCGCGCGCCTCCTGGACCAGCAGTTCGGGCACGGCAGGGTGGCCCGCTTCGAGGAGGTCGACTTCCCGGCGACGCTCACGCACCAACCGACGCGCCGCTTCCTGCGGGGGACGGGGCTGCCGGAGGAGGCGGTCCTCTTCCACGCCGACACGGACGTGCCGCTGCCGACACTGCGGGAGTACGTCACGCAGGAGCGCGCCGGCTACCCCGTGGACCGGCTCCCCGCCCACAGCGACCACCTGATCCGCCTCGGCTGCCTGCCGGAGGAGACCAGCCTGCTGGTCGACGGCAGAACGGGCGCGGTCCTCACCTTCGACGAGCCGGAGGCGACGCTCCACCCCCTCAACACCGACGTCTCCACCCTGGCCTTCACCCTGTGGCTCGTCCACCACGAGCGCACCATCGACGCCCACCTCGGCCACGAACTGGCGACCCACGCCTACGACCACCTGGCCGCCGCCATGATCGAGACCCTCGACACCCTGGACCCCACGGGCACCCTGCCGTCCACCACCTGGCACTACTGGACGGACCTCTTCCAGAACGAGACGAGCGGCGTGTTCTAAGGCCCCGGGCCCCGGTCCATTTCCCCGCATCCGGCCACTTGGCCCGCCCCACCCTCCCTACCGTTGTGCGTGACGAGGTCGGCGCACACGGTGATGGAGGGGGTGCGAATGACGGGTCATGGGTCTCATGGGGTGGTCAACCACGGCCATGGCCGCCCGGTACCAGTACATGGTGGACGCCGTACGTCGGCATCGCGAGGCATGTGGACGGCCTGATCTGGAAGACCGAGACGGACTAGGAGTCATAGATCGCACGTTGGCGACTGAGTAGCTACAGGTCTGGGCAAGCCGGAAGTTCCGGCTTGCCCAGGGTGATTCAGGTCAGAGAACAAGGCCCGTCAGCGGTGCAGCCTCTTGCGCGCCCAGAGGAAGCCGATCAGTCCGCCCACAGTGGCCATGTATGCGGTCAGCGGTCCGTCTTTCAACAGGAGGCCGGGCAGGGAGATCACGGCCACGATGAGCAGCCATCCGCATCCGGCCACGACGAGATCCGCTGAATCAGGGCGGTGTTGCTCGTTCTGCACCCGTTTCCCCATTCATCGGAGCGCGCCTGGCCCGTGTCCCCGCGCACCCACGATAGCCGCTGGAAGGGGCAGGGTGTTCTACGCGCAGTGGATCGTGGCTGTTTTGGACCAGACGTTGTGGTCTCCCCAGTAGCCGTTGCCGTTGCGTAGGGTCGCGTTACCGATGTCCTCGCGGTAGATCCACCCACTGGTGGTGAGCCGTGAGCAGTCATAGTGCAGGAGGAGCGAGAAGTTCTGGCCCTGCGTGTTCGTGTATCCCCGGACGTCCTTGGTCCTCCAGATGCTGAGCCCCTGGTACTGGCGCAGCGAGGCTTCGAAGTTGCCTTTACCTCGCTGGTTGCACAGCATCTGCGCGTCAGCCTGGATGTGCGTGTAGCCCCCGTGCAGATACGGCGCGTTGCTGTGGATCAGCTGGCAGTGAGGCTTGGCTGCCCGAGTGACGCCTGGAGTCGGGGAGTGCGAGGCCGGAACATTCTGCTCGTCAACCGTGGTGGCCCAGCGCACCAAGTCCTCGGTGCTGTAGGTGTGCTGTGCCGAGATGGCCGGGGCTTCCCACTGGGTGAGCTGGCCGTCCCGGGACAGAGTGCTGACCCTCACGCCGTCGTCGCCCACAGCGGTGAATAGCTGACTGCCGCTGGGCAGCGTAGTCGTCTGCGTCGTGTCGCCATCGGATGAGAGCACCGACGACGGTACGTCTCCGTGGACGGTCAGGCGGGTGATGTTCAGCGGGCGCACGACATTCTCGTCTCCGAGGCTGAACGTGAGTGACTGAC contains:
- a CDS encoding 2Fe-2S iron-sulfur cluster-binding protein is translated as MTDDQHGEGTPQSGGRWDPLPQGDYDDGATAFVRLPEGGIDALLSGDSPLAAPGHGYVPPRITAAPTDGAPDAWPAPGGDAHWPDPNATPAPPQAADDRFTYRPGATQHWTFEEPAAPAAPGHDVTGQWSIPVAGGDLPDESGEFTTSSLVEQWGGTPPATLPGGAPAPWATDGAGHPWDAPPAQPADPGHPGPSDHTGTHPAGAATAPAPDTRVPRDGFAREDGYVPDDGYVPDDGYVPDDGYVPDEGYVPDEGYVPENGYVRQDGYVRQDGHGQGPAGHGDFGPEGAGHAESGYAGSGYAGNGHVDDDRGDGAHRDDGHPDPGPAGAGRADAGADDDPHGGAATQAAFSAALPPAEPAAVPETDTETEPEPEAHGLAQAPERPGDAPAGHEEPTDPAPAPRPATAAATAAPLDPDAPAEPHPADAEAPEPQQPAADAPASGSPAEETGPDSPEDTGQDAQAGTDAEETRDSAEETRDSRDVQHVQDAAPDGAGEPDAVPFPPHDDHPLASYMLRVNGTDRPVSDAWIGESLLYVLRERLGLAGAKDGCSQGECGACNVQVDGRLVASCLVPAVTAAGSEVRTVEGLAAEGEPSDVQRALARCGAVQCGFCVPGIAMTVHDLLEGNPAPTELETRQALCGNLCRCSGYRGVLEAVKEVVAEREASQAGPGTDADEARIPRQAGPGSGGVHPSAFEAPGAFGSPPAPHAPPPFDAAPEDYGDTPDGYGDPRDAYGDTPDAYGAPGPQDQHYGQDGGQA
- a CDS encoding xanthine dehydrogenase family protein molybdopterin-binding subunit, which translates into the protein MSNEAGIATTAAEPAPEAEPSPHGLGVSLPHADASAKTEGTFPYAADLWAEGLLWAAVLRSPHAHARIVSIDTTHAREMPGVRAVITHEDVPGTPRHGRGTPDRPVFASEVVRHHGEPIAAVAADHPDTARMAAAAVIVEYEVLDPVTDPEQAFEAEPLHPDGNLIRHIPLHHGDPEAAGDIVVEGLYRIGRQDPAPIGAEAGLAVPRPDGGVELYLASTDPHTDRNTAAACYGLSPDRVKIVVTGVPGATADREDQGFQLPLGLLALRTGCPVKLTATREESFLGHAHRHPTLLRYRHHADAEGRLVKVEAQILLDAGAYADTSAQALAAAVSFACGPYVVPNAFIEGWAVRTNNPPSGHVRGEGALQVCAAYEAQMDKLAKKLGLDPAELRLRNVLATGDVLPIGQTVTCPAPVAELLQAVRDAPLPALPKDMPEEDWLLPGGPEGAGEPGAVRRGVGYGLGMVHMLGAEGADEVSTATVKVHDGIATVLCAAVETGQGFATLARQIVQDTLGIEEVHVAPVDTDQPPAGPGCRSRHTWVSGGAVERAAKMVRTQLLQPLAHNFGMSTELLQITDGKITSYDGVLSTTVTEALDGKELWATAQCRPHPTEPLDASGQGDAFVGLAFCAIRAVVDVDIELGSVRVVELAVAQDVGRILNPAQLAARIEAGVTQGVGIALTENLRTPRGLVRHPDLTGYALPTALDAPDIRIVRLVEERDVVAPFGAKSVSAVPVVTAPAAIASAVRAATGRPVNRLPIRPQAAVVTDR
- a CDS encoding SUKH-4 family immunity protein, whose product is MSTTEAGIPAITLTEAELDRYVTHAPTRGLLTGPGLPADTGPLTFSPLRTYGLRTLADATDGPLGLAEELRSRLVIGELLTPAGMERESILLDGVTGELTTARLGAPSAARPFAPSLHTLLRFAAVTEELAGLRGRFAALAGQYGPETVTEASRRLLALFEEGTGGEVPPYWKAAALIRPLSLIAGPGTVSGLTLDLPARLLDQQFGHGRVARFEEVDFPATLTHQPTRRFLRGTGLPEEAVLFHADTDVPLPTLREYVTQERAGYPVDRLPAHSDHLIRLGCLPEETSLLVDGRTGAVLTFDEPEATLHPLNTDVSTLAFTLWLVHHERTIDAHLGHELATHAYDHLAAAMIETLDTLDPTGTLPSTTWHYWTDLFQNETSGVF